CCCCAGGATGCTCTTTCGCCGCACTGACATCGATGCGCGTAATGTTCGCATGCGCATACGGACTCCGAGCAAAGGCCATCGCCACGGTGTTTGGCAGTTGAATATCGTCGACATAGCGAGTCTTGCCAAGCAGGACGCGTGGATCTTCAACCCGCCGCACCTCAGCACCAACCATTTTTCCTATACCGACAAGAGGGGTTGCCATATTTTCTCCTGGGGACTAGAGGCTTGGGGCTAGAGGCTTGTTCCCTTCCCCACCCAAGTCTCTAGCCTCGAGTCTCAAGCCTCATTTTTCTGCCACTGCCATCACCGCTTTCACAATATTCGCGTATCCCGTGCAGCGACAGAGATTCCCCGACAGTCCATGCCGGACTTCTTCTTCGGTTGGTTTGGGATTTTTCTGAAGCAAATCGTAAGCACTCATCAAGAAACCTGAAGTACAAAATCCACATTGTAACGCGTGGTGATCCCAAAACGCCTGCTGCAGCGGATGCATCTGTCCATCCTTGGCCAGCCCTTCAACCGTCACTATCTCTCCACCGTTGGCTTGCACGGCGAGCAGTAGGCACGAACGCACGCTCTCACCGTTCAAGTTGACCGTGCACGCGCCACACACGCCATGCTCACAGCCGAGATGGGTCGCGGTGAGCCCAAGATCTTCACGAAGGAAATCCGCTAAAAGAG
This portion of the Deltaproteobacteria bacterium genome encodes:
- a CDS encoding (2Fe-2S)-binding protein, with translation MPQAYQSLFQNTLLADFLREDLGLTATHLGCEHGVCGACTVNLNGESVRSCLLLAVQANGGEIVTVEGLAKDGQMHPLQQAFWDHHALQCGFCTSGFLMSAYDLLQKNPKPTEEEVRHGLSGNLCRCTGYANIVKAVMAVAEK